The segment tgttgatgaagtgtgaagtaagtatgattatgagaatgtgtattaataaagtgattcatttagctatgtgaatgtaatactttagtcaaagctgatcttttttacttgagacttactaagcattaaaatgcttaccccattgctttggctctctgttttatagattttgctcgttagttatcggattcgggatcatcgaagtcaaagtcatccacactatcaaagccccctttttggtacaaattttggttgaactttgaaatggcatgtatatgactactttttcgtttgttggtcatagacccctttgattttgtataaatttggatagccatgcgaaaatggcttatatacactttggcatggtatcataatcattttgtatgttgttcattaagaggtatggaaatgtttgaaaatgattggccattggaatggttaatcatgatcattccttgtgccatgtatgctaaaagggctagttaaatcaaagaaattatgaagtaggtaaaggttaccttgaaaacagatgctgacagcagcagtgatgtggatgtgaaaaatcactaaaaatagtaggaatggaattaaatagtgaataaattatgtaaatgaaccttcattaatttactttcatatggaagaaacgaatcggtcatatgagttatatgttaagagatattaaagttctcgtgaaacagggtcagaacggtttctggatcccctgttccgactttggaaattcattgtaaattaaccagagataactagtaatcatgccatatatgtatagattcctctttgagtctagtttctatagaaacaaacggcatcagtattgaagccctgtacagggatatatctaagtcgtaatgcgcgaaggtcagtgtagtcgatccctgtaacaggggagactttaactaataaactgtactaattggcccaaccaaaaattctagaaaaaaatttgtggatggacatatgagtctaatttcagagaaaaattacgaaactgattttcgagctttgaaactcaatatatgatttttaaggcgacagtgacgcagtaaccagcttgtctggaaaattttaaatgaactgtgaaaatgattaagtcaagtttgtgtgcaccttgtgttcgactccgataacggactcgggtacggggtgttacattgacccAAGAGTTTTAGAACTACCGTCATCTCCATTTCCTTGTAAAGGATCTACTtgattctataaaaaaaaaatctattgtCGGAAACCCATTAACAGTAGATCTTATCATATCTCCCTCTACTAAGACTAGATCACCATCATTATTGCTGCAGTAGCCATATGGTCCTTGACAGAATCAGCTGATCCAACCCCTAAGAGTTTCTCCTTCCAAGACGTCACCGGAGATGATTCAAGATCCATACCCATATCGACCTTTGCCTCATCCTGGCCTTTCTTAAACCTTACATTTTTAGTGTTCTGATCCTTGGAAAAATGAGATTCACCACCACCATCATCGCGAAGAGTGTTCGTCATTTTTGCTACAGTTAAACTaaattcttttttatttcttttaatatttctttttttgttattttaattgtaaattatgtcacataagatttaatatatcatttaatagttaaattagagattttaaaaataaattaaaataagagttaaaatttaaaaatgtttcgtgcaattaagttaatattttaaattattaaataataattgtgCTTTTCTCTTATTGCTGCAATTAATGTTACAATTACTGTGGTTTTTTTTCGTTTAGCTTCCTTTGCTAATGATTTTTAACAAGATTGAGGGTAACAAAAACTAAGTTTCTCACAAACGATACCATTTATTCAAACTACAAACTGTCAAACTGATGACACATTAGACTATAGTAGAAGCAATCTTTATTAATGGATGTCACTTTATTTTAATACTAGTGCAAATTAACAACACAATATAAATTCCACGCTAGTGTTGACAAATGACAGCCCCATCACAACACAATCTAAATTACTGTTTTATCAGTTTTGCCTTCACAGTTGTCTTAACACCCGGCTCGATAAAAGCCTCAGCTTTTATTCCCGATAGGTCGCAGCAACTTTTGGATCCACAATTCTCCGACTCCAAATTGCATTTGATTTGATCCCAATCAACGTCTTCTGAAAGAGGAAGGATTTTTGTAAAGACCTGCAATTGATTTCATACGTAATTAATCCATATATTTAttgtttaataattaaatatatgtatatatatatatgtaatataatgataaaattaattcTAAAGTTTACATTTTTATAAGTTGAcctattttttagttaaatttagtctttaatattttataagagtcaaataaattatttttataatagagatgttaattaaaatattaattttaatattattggaGTGACAACATGCATAACAATTTATGTACACATTATATTAACATAACATTATTTGTCTTATATgtaacattaataaattattcaaaaataaaaaatcaaaattataaattataaaagttcaTAAAAAAATATGGAGTACATATGGATTGCCATACAAGCTTCCTACGatgattaaaaatttaatattttaattaatattctcattaaaaaataatttcaattcaAAAGAGTGATGATTTAATTTGACTTTTATAAAAGGTTGAGagttaaatttaactaaaaattaaattagcataaaaacattaaatgactaaatattacattatatatatatatatatatatggaaatagATCAGCAGCACCTTGTTGTCATTGCATGGTCCATTTTTCCAAGCAATAATCCACTTTAGCTCAGGCTCTAGATTATTTTCTTTAATAACAAATGAAAAACCACAACTGGAAGCTATATTATCACCATAGTGACAGAACGCATAGGCAACAGCTGCAGCTACAATAAATGGCGGAAATGGCGGCGGAGCAGCGACAACCAAGCCATGGAAAGAGCACACCTCATCTAGTTCTACTTTGTCTAAGCCAGGAGCCACCCAGAAGTCGCACAGTGTCCACCTTTCAAAGACACACGAAACCTCTTCAGAACCCTTTTTTGATTCCATTTCTTTTGCTTCTGCTTTGATATTTGTTTAGTGCCATACATAAACACATACTTATATACTAGTTTTGCATGACATGACAAGAAGCCGGTTGGTAgatttaaatttatcattatttctttataaatgcatatatattatttttatgtaagATCCATGCTTATTACTtacatttcattttctttttcatttcctttgcaaGTTTTATAACATTTAAGCCAAGTGACggcattttttaaataatatgacCAATTCATATGGCTATTCTCATGTGGAACTAAAACTTTCAAGTCAAATatctatattatatataaaggGTGGAATGCAATTTATATCCCTCTAACTATCAAGCCTCTGTTTTCTGTTTCTAAGTTTTGAAATATTGTCACTACTCATTTCTC is part of the Gossypium arboreum isolate Shixiya-1 chromosome 5, ASM2569848v2, whole genome shotgun sequence genome and harbors:
- the LOC108482813 gene encoding uncharacterized protein LOC108482813, whose translation is MESKKGSEEVSCVFERWTLCDFWVAPGLDKVELDEVCSFHGLVVAAPPPFPPFIVAAAVAYAFCHYGDNIASSCGFSFVIKENNLEPELKWIIAWKNGPCNDNKVFTKILPLSEDVDWDQIKCNLESENCGSKSCCDLSGIKAEAFIEPGVKTTVKAKLIKQ